GAAATGCTTTCTTAACTTGTAAGTTAGATTCTGTCTTGTGACTATGCTTTGGGCAGGGTTGCAGGACACTGCAGACAGTGTGCATATTAGTCTTGGCCCAAGGCAAAGTGTTTAAATGGCAGGCTTTGAttcagagggggtgtgtgccagagccTGGCTGTAATTAAGATGTGGCTGAACTATCCAACACAGGCAAGCTGTGTGCTTGCACAGTGTACTGTACTTCTGAATGACCAGCTAAAGGATAAAAACTGGCTACACAAACAGATCGGCTAATATGCTTTTTGTGGTCAGTTTAGAACAAGGAAAAACAGTGACTGGCAGGATAAACCTCAGATTGAAGTACATAAAAATGATGTACTATAATAAAATGCATATGAGCACACGAAGGAGAATTTTTAGGCTAACACTTTAAAATAAATGTGGTATTTTGGTTTACGTTGTCCACCCTTCATCTCTCCATAACATTTAAATAGCTACCCATGGAGCGGGTAATGCAATGTCCCTTGTGACAGCTGTGAGGCTGACATCCCATCAAAGGTGTTACCTATACAGTTTAAAGGACTACACAAATGTTGCTTTTACAAAACAAGTGATACAAATTTAAACAAAGCACTTCTTCTTTTGGAAGACTTTTGCATCAACATGGTCTCTTTAACTAGTCTATTCCCATAAGGAAATTGTGCATTTTAAGTCACTTGGTCTCCATAGAAGGGTCTAAACGGTTATCTTGGTGTTCTTGTGGCATTCAAACAATGTAACAACTGCAAGAGTTGTAGGCATGTGCAGACTGCCAATGACCTGGTTTGCTTGGTAAATTAAAGAACAATTGGTGGTTAAGTTTTGGTTTAAAACTAGAGTTGGCACTGACTGCTTTGGGTTGTTTCCTCCTGCAAACAGATGGCTTCTCTGCAGTATTGTAGGACAATAAATGGATTTAGTAGGCCCAAAATAACTCTCCCGCTCACAAAGAACAACTtgctttaatttaattttaaggCTTTGGTCATGTGGCAGATAACTACTCCAATTCCCTTGCTATGCTCTATCCAAACTAGTCCTGCTATGAAAGTTGGAGCAGTTCTGCAAGCCAACATTCTGATTATATTCTGGATTCCTATGGATAATGAACTAGCCTTAAAGTGTTTTTACCCTAAAAAAGTACAATGGATCCTGTTAAAGCAtgttgtacagcacagtgattgtgATGTGTCATTTAGCCCCTTCTATCGCCTGAAATACTTGGCTGATCCTGTCTGGctatccccctcccctctgtaaactgaccacagtatatcatggctgctgagtactgacaccgtggtcagtttacatgcctctgtcatcAACCGCTCTCCTGTCCTCTGCTGGCATAACATCTACATCACACACTGTCCCTGTTTGATATTATAAATGGTGCTTGCATGACTGgccagctctctcctcccctcccgacTAATGTCCGTGggagaaatttcagctccgccCAGTTGAGCAGGAGAGGGCTTTTTCATGAATTGagtttacatcaactttaatgCTCTTAAATGTGTAGCCATTCAGTTAAATGATATTGTATGCCTCTAAACATGTGTACTTCAGATGCAGATTTTACACTAGTTCTGCCAGCAAGTTCTGTGCTGAAAATATGCGTATGTCCATGGTAATATAAGGGCCTTGGGTTTAGGCAAAAAAatactaggtggatgcagcattaatctgatgctgcatctgtccccactTCGGCTCCAGATTGGGAACTCGGTGATCAAACACTGCTCTGCTCAGTTGTCTTCAGGCTGCAGAGTTGGTGACTTTTAGTCACCAGCTGTCttgggttccccctccagtacTTAAAGTGCTGGACTGTGCAGGGGGCCGGAACAGCTGTCTCAGGCTCTCTGCAGCTTactgaggctgagccaggtgccagtccaCACATGTGGttgggatcttttcagagcctgcgCTGACCGTCGGCTggctttagcctgctgtcagTTGAAGATTGGTCTCTGGAGTGTAGAACAAACTGCACCATTGTGAACTGTAGGTGTATAACCAAAAAAAGCGTTGGCTTTACTTTAATCTAGTGTCATTGAAACGGCTTTGTAATGTATAATCTAATTCTATTCAATGAACTAACATTGTGACTGCTTTTGAATTCTAGCCAAGTTTGGTGCCAATGCCATTCTGGGAGTGTCCCTAGCGGTGTGCAAGGCTGGTGCTGCTGAGAAGGGAGTTCCCCTTTACCGCCACATTGCTGACCTAGCTGGGAACCCTGAGGTCATCCTGCCTGTTCCAGTAAGTTTGAGTCTTTTTAATGTATGCTATGCAGGTCGACTAATGCATTTCTCCCTTGCAGAGAAACTTCAAGAGGGTTTCAAGTGTGGAAACTACACTTTAAAAAGAATTTGAATTGTTGCACAAAACGAATGTGTAGCTACTGCCTTCTGAAAATGTTGTGCTGATCAGTGGTTTAATTTAATCATTTGACACTTGACAGTTGGGGCAGTTTATTTTATGGCCTCTAAAAGCCCCTCCATGTTGacctgtgtccatgcacacataaactGTCAGGCATAAGTGTTAGggcacaatagaaaaaaacagccTATGCTTCCAGGAGCAGGAAAAACGAATTtgacatttttacacttttacatTATAAAGTGTGTTTAATGAGAAATGTGAAACTAAAAATAAAGGTTACTGAACTACTTGGCTGTGGTTATCCAAAAATAGATTTTGCATATATGGAGGTTTTATAAAATGTTAAAACAGTAGCTGGCCTTATGTGCTGAAAATCTGGTTTTCAACATAATCAACTTGTCATTTCAGGCATTCAATGTGATCAATGGTGGATCTCATGCTGGTAACAAGCTGGCTATGCAGGAATTCATGATCCTGCCAGTGGGGGCATCAAGCTTCAAGGAGGCCATGCGCATTGGTGCTGAAGTTTATCACAGCCTGAAGAGTGTGATCAAGGAGAAGTACGGGCAGGATGCCACGAATGTTGGTGATGAAGGTGGCTTTGCACCAAACATCCTTGAGAATAAGGAAGGTAAGGAGATGAGGTCTGGGCTCTTTTGGAACTAAGAATCAATATTCTGGGTAGCCAAAAGTTGAAATGGATCTGCCCTAAAACCATAGTGAAGAGAACTTTGAAACATTAGGTCTAACTTCAGAGGAGCTCATAACGACTGAATTATGTGGCTAGTTCTGCCTTAATATTGCACCATATTTGAGACACCGCTGGTGCTGGCACTGCATGCCTAGATGCCCAGCTTGGGAATGAGcccacacatctgccccatgGCAAGCTGCTTACTATGGGGCAGATGGATCCCAGAGAAGGCTTGGTGCTCCTGTTCACGTCTgagttttgtcacctgaagctcAAAGTAAACGGGCTTCTTTTTaagcagatttttattttttgctttttacattggtgaccttttgacctgtgcaAAATCGCACAACTTTCTGCTTGAAAACCAAACGTttgggtgtgaatgcagcctaattagTGTGGTGAGAGCCTactttctcttttcgtccatggacggacacggctccttaaatcttgacatttgacatttgagtcctctcctatgaacaggaacataacccaaatgtcaagatttaaggagctgtgtccgtccatggacaacaaAGGAAAGGCTTTCACGGTGAGTACAAATCAAATTTTTTCCATGCTTGAAAACCTGCTGCAAGCTCTACATTACAGCTAGATTACCTGTTTTCTACTCTTGTAGAATGCAGTAGCATTCCAGTTTAATCTATTCCATTTTTAATGTAAAATACCGTTTTTTTAGTTGGGAGTGATTATCTGAGACGGCTGCTTATAAGTGCTCCTCCACGACTCTTGCTGAGGTCTAGTCTAGTGAGACTTTAACACTGGGAAAGTCGTAACAGCCTGTTACTGTAACTGTATATTGGCAGGATGATTTGCTGTGCCAGTATCTAAACATAGCTCTGCCACTTCACTATGCAGGAGAGTGGAGGTCATGGAATGTTAATTGAATGAACAGCTCCACTTTTGTTGGAATAGCAGAGATCAGCTGCACATGCTGAAACTCTCCATCGTTGGACTACGGGAAGGCTTTAAGTTCTCATGGCCTCTTGGATCATAACACTAGAGTAGTGTTTGTTGATGCTATTGAGATCTGATATTAAAATTGCTTCCTAGTAGAAATATTAAAGTACTGCTTTAATTAAATATTAAAGCAGTGAACCGAGCACCAGCAATGCTGGTTTATGACTAAACTTGCTTTTTAATTGCATGAATTTTAAAGCCTTGCAGATGCATAACATGTTTAAAATGGTAACTGCTGCAATAACTACTAAATGTAAAGCTATAAGGTCAAACATGTCCATGGCAGTAGAAAGGTAATTCATTAAGTTCTGTTAGTCACTGGAAACCTGAATGAGTTTCATGAAGATGCTCATCTGGCTACAATTCTAAGGCTGGCCATGCAATTTGTATCTTGCAACTCTGCCAACGAGTGAACTTGCCAGTTTGGGTTTATATTTTAATAGATTGTAAGGTGGGCCTTTTCTTAATTTGTGGCCACCACATGCAGATTCTTTCATAAAATTTCAAATTTGTGTTTGGAACTATTGACCATTCTTGGTCAAGTGCCTGAGACTAGACAGATGGTGGTTGCACATAAAATGCTTTGAACATAGTGGTATAATAAAGGCTGGTTACAACCACCTACTTGCCACCAATGCAAAATGGCCACATAGGATTGGGGGTCAGCTTCACTTGGTAGGCCCTGTATTTGTCCATGCCACGCCTGAGCCTTTATAGAATGGAGAAAATGGTTGTGGAAGATGGCGGCTGGCTAACAGAATGGTACGAGCGTTTAAATTGGCAATGGTTTGTTACTAGTGCAGACTCATCATAACTTCAGACATGACCTTGTATGATGGAAGTTAAGGATAGATTCACCTTGGTAACATGTTACAACCaagtttagggtgtaacatgttgccATAGAGCACCTACCTTTGCCCCTCTAATCCCCTGCTGTGACAGCAGTTGGTCGTCTCCCTGCATCCATTATCACAATTTGGAAAGGGTGTGGCCAtgcacagggctggtgcaaggagttttgacaccctaggcgaaacctaattttgcgccccccccccccaagcacgcACGCTCTGCCCCTCACTAAAAATGTTGCAGCACCCATTTCTTCAGCCGTGGTCCACAGGCTTGCACATGTGCCTCTGGACCTGGCACGAAAACAAATAGTGGATGGCACTAGCTCACTTCCTCACGCCAGTCGTGGTCCACAGTCCACtgtgtaactgcctgtctgtacaagcagacagatacgctgacaatgctttacaggttcttactagaaacaataataaatgcacatttttgtatcttcaaaaagatctggatttatttttatttttttacaaaggtggacttgaaccgttagagccctttcacactggtgcgttttcgcggtaaaaatagcgctattaaaacgctccccatgcccctctccattgaaatgaattaaaaaccgctgtaaaaacggagcataaaattgcagtaaaacacagcaattttacagcgtttttaccacatttttaattcatttcaatggagaggggcctggggagcgttttaatagcgctatttttaccgcgaaaacgcaccagtgtgaaagggccctaacaccccctctgtacccccctgcacacacacacatatctgttccccctctgtaccccctgcacatctgttccccccacacatctgtttcccctctgtacccccctgcacacctgtcccccccccccatacacatatCTGTCCATCAGTCCCACACGCACATATTAGtgccccctgcacgtctgtcccccaccccacacatatcagtacccccttgcacgtccccccccacacacacacacacaaataagtacccccctgcacgtctctcccacccccacacacacacacacacacacacacatcagtacccccctgcacgtcttttccccacacacatatcggtacccccccctgcacgtcttttccccacacacatatcagtaccccccctgcacgtctttccccccaacacacacacacacacacacacacacacacacatcaatacccccctgcacgtctcccccccacactcacacaaataagtacccccctgcacgtctcccccacccccacatatcagtacccccctgcgcgtcttcccccccccccacacacacatatatcagtacccccctgcacgtctgtccacacacacacacacataccattaccccccccctgcacataccattacccccctgcacatctgtcccccctcccacacacaaaccattacccccctgcacgtctgtctgtTCCCGCACACACATTACCcccctgcacacccccccccacacacacacacacacacacacacacacacacatatctgtccccccctgcacatatcagtacccccttgcacgtctgcccccccccacacataccattacccccctgcacgtccccccccccccacacacacacacacacacacacacacacacacacacacacacacacacacacacacacacacacacacgtaccccctgcaagtctgtccccccccccacacacatatcagtacccccatgCACGTCtgccctgccccccccacacacatcagtacccccatgcacatatcagtaccccctgcaagtctgtccccccccacacacatatctgtccccccctgcacatatcagtaccccctgcaagtctgtcccccccccacacacacatatatcagtacccccatgcacatatcagtacccccttgcaTGTCTgtgttccccccacacacatatcagtaccccctctgtacacagtgcaatgtGCAATTAAAAGcagtcaatattttattttttgtgacggAGTGCTGCCTGTAGTGTTGCCACTatacctgagccagaggtgggggacTACTTTAGTCCGGTCTCCAGgagagttgcgctgcgcctgtcCTTGCACACTAGATCCCGGGTGCCCAGGAGAAGGGGGGGAGCGGATATCGCGGCAAGCCCTCTGTAGTTGCATACAGGGCTTCCatctcgtcctcctccaccgatCACGCGGCACTTCCGGCCGGCTCTCTCCCCACATCTCCTCACTGTCGCCGCTAAACTGCAGGCTGGGGATAGAGCGGTCCATCCGGGATGTCACAGGCGCAACCGCCCCCTAGCCTGGCGGCTGGCGCCAATGCGCCATAAggcatgcattttaaaaaaaatgcaggttaAATAATCTGAATCCCCCAGCAAGTggctggggatccggattttgccgctcccgctaccctggcgctctaggcagccacCTGACCCGCCtattggtagcgccggccctggccaTGCAGGTCTTTCAGTGGGAGACATTTGGTTCTCGACTAACCAAGAGTATGCTGGTGTGCACTCAGTGAGCGGTTGAGTCTGAGCCGACTGCTCCCTGCCCCTCAGCGAAGCATGTGCGAGGAGGCAAAATGGAGAGCTGATGGTGAGCAGAAAGCTGTTCACTgtcagaactgagcgatcagcagtgttcGCTTGGTTCTGAGTGCAGAGGTGCCAGATGCAGCATTgggccgatgctgcatccacctaggaaaGTATGAATCAggaaaaacagactttttttttttcttaaataactaACTTTCCTATTCCCTTTTTACAGCTCTGGAGCTCCTGAAAACTTCCATCAACAAAGTTGGATATACAGACAAGATTGTGATTGGAATGGATGTTGCTGCATCTGAGTTTTACCGTCAAGGAAAGTATGACCTGGACTTCAAGTCCCCAGATGAGCCTTCCAGATACATCTCACCTGACAAGCTAGCTGACTTGTACAaagactttattaaaaattaTCCAGGTAATGTGTGGTTTCAAACATTGTCATAACACTGAATGTCGTTTACAATGTATAAAGTGAAATTTTATCTGAGCCAACATTTCTTCCTCTAGTTGTGTCCATTGAAGATCCATTTGATCAGGATGACTGGGAAGCATGGTCAAAGTTCACTGCTGATGTGGGAATCCAGGTTGTTGGTGATGACTTGACTGTGACCAACCCCAAGAGAATTGAGCAAGCTGTGGCAAAGAAGGCCTGCAACTGCCTTCTCCTGAAGGTTAACCAGATTGGAACAGTCACAGAATCTCTACAGGCGTAAGTAGTGCATACTTGGTGACTTGACAGTGCTTGGAAAGTGAGATGGGAAAGACCCTTGCTGATAAATGTGCAGGACTTCCTGGTTAACCgagtttgtttttttcagtatCCATGGTTTGTGTAcatttaaagggggttgtaaaggcatcACCTGGCAATGATggaggggctgggggggctgTTTACTTGAGCCTGCATCCTCCAGCATGGAGTCTGGCCGTTGCTTGGATAGATGGCAGCGCagcattggctcacgctgctgtccaTCACGTCCAATAATGTGACCACCGGGGGATGCGACCAAGTCATACATCTGTCTATGGACACAGCATGTGTGACGGAGCGTgaccacaagctaacccccttgggataaagcttcccagaggggggttggctattgcggggaggagctgagacagatgCCGAGGGACCCAAGAACAGGGGGATCGGGGCCACATTTTGCACAATCGAGGCAAGTATAACAAGTAAAAgtataacccctttaatgcagagTTCCACCgagaagtggaacttccgctttaaccactcctcgccccctgacatgccacatttggcataggtttttttttttttttttctggggagaGTAGGTACCTAGTTTGACAGGTTCCCCGTATCCCACTTCTGCTTGCGCTACCTAGGCTACTCCTCCCCTCTGCAGTTTTCTGGGATATATCGCAGAAGATTGCTTGGTCATTCAGGATATGTAGCTTGACTCGCGCACATCCGGCTGTGaatccgcaagctgtcacagctgggttgCCCACACTAGTTATGTGGGGAGAGAACTGAGGCTTTGGGTGGCCACATCGCTGGCCTGGGACAGGCGAGTtgggtcagcagctacactttttgtagctgctgacttttattaagcaTAAacaagtggaattttttttttt
This sequence is a window from Rana temporaria chromosome 10, aRanTem1.1, whole genome shotgun sequence. Protein-coding genes within it:
- the ENO1 gene encoding enolase isoform X1; the encoded protein is MSIQKIHARQIFDSRGNPTVEVDLFTAKGLFRAAVPSGASTGIYEALELRDNDKTRYLGKGVCKAVEHINNTLAPALVGKDVSVVDQEKIDQLMLDMDGTENKSKFGANAILGVSLAVCKAGAAEKGVPLYRHIADLAGNPEVILPVPAFNVINGGSHAGNKLAMQEFMILPVGASSFKEAMRIGAEVYHSLKSVIKEKYGQDATNVGDEGGFAPNILENKEALELLKTSINKVGYTDKIVIGMDVAASEFYRQGKYDLDFKSPDEPSRYISPDKLADLYKDFIKNYPVVSIEDPFDQDDWEAWSKFTADVGIQVVGDDLTVTNPKRIEQAVAKKACNCLLLKVNQIGTVTESLQACKLAQTNGWGVMVSHRSGETEDTFIADLVVGLCTGQIKTGAPCRSERLAKYNQILRIEEELGPKARFAGRNFRKPIIN
- the ENO1 gene encoding alpha-enolase isoform X2 is translated as MSIQKIHARQIFDSRGNPTVEVDLFTAKGLFRAAVPSGASTGIYEALELRDNDKTRYLGKGVNRAVKYINEFLAPALTTQDVSVVDQEKIDQLMLDMDGTENKSKFGANAILGVSLAVCKAGAAEKGVPLYRHIADLAGNPEVILPVPAFNVINGGSHAGNKLAMQEFMILPVGASSFKEAMRIGAEVYHSLKSVIKEKYGQDATNVGDEGGFAPNILENKEALELLKTSINKVGYTDKIVIGMDVAASEFYRQGKYDLDFKSPDEPSRYISPDKLADLYKDFIKNYPVVSIEDPFDQDDWEAWSKFTADVGIQVVGDDLTVTNPKRIEQAVAKKACNCLLLKVNQIGTVTESLQACKLAQTNGWGVMVSHRSGETEDTFIADLVVGLCTGQIKTGAPCRSERLAKYNQILRIEEELGPKARFAGRNFRKPIIN